In Notolabrus celidotus isolate fNotCel1 chromosome 22, fNotCel1.pri, whole genome shotgun sequence, the genomic stretch TCAGAGAAGACGGCTGTACAACGCCAACATCATAGATAAAATTGCAGATAAACTGGCAAGCTATATTAATGAGTTTAAAAGCTGATCATTAAACAGACAGAACGAGGTGTTATTGAGTGATCCTCAACTTCTTGTATTGCTGCTACAGGAGGATGGACTGAATGACGTGCAGGAGATCATCAAGACAGAGAAGACGTATCCTGAGCGCCGCCTGAGAGGGGTCCTGGAAGAGCTGAGCCAGGGCTGCAAGTCTGTGGATACAAACTTAAaccacatattttaaaaaaggaataaaagtgaCATGATAAAGTGATAAAGACTTTAACACTGACTGAGATCTCCTTTTTTTCAGTCAGTTCCTTGAGCTAGCAAACAAAGACCAGAACCAGTCCGGAAGAACCAAActggacagagagagactgaagcTGTGCATGTCAGAAATGGTACGTCAACGAAAAACATGCAATGCTTTTTCTTTCTaacttattattgttgttacttGAACTGTCTCTAAATGCTGGGCTCTCTCTGACTCTAGGAGAGTATCGGCCAGCAAGCTAAAACCATGAGGACGCAGGTGAAGAAAAGTACAGTGAGAGATAAAATCAAGCTGGCTCAGAACTTCCTCTTTAAGCTGCGCTTCCTGGCTGATGAAGTAAGATTGACATCATTATGTCTGATAATCAAGTTTGtgttgcatgtttgtgcatatttCCTTGTGTTTATCTCGCGTGTAATATgggcatttgtttttgttgcagccTCAACACAGCGttcctgatgttttcatttggatgATCAGTAACGGGAAGCGCATTGCATACGCGCGTGTTCCTTCCAAAGATATCCTTTTTTCCAGTGtagaggaggagacagggaaGGACTGTGGCAAAGTCAAGACAATCTTTCTGAGGGTGAGTGTTGTTTGATGATCTAATCAGATTTGCTTTAATCTGCTTGTTTGCCTCTAAACATGAGTATTTTCCTCCTCATGTATTTAAGATCCCCGGTAAGAAAGGTTTTGGACCTGCTGGATGGACAGTTCAGTCCAAGTTAGAGATCTATCTGTGGTTGGGTCTGACCAGACACCGCAAAGACTACCTGAGCGGCCTGCCCAATGGATTTGAGGAAAACAAGTTGTCCAAAGGACCTGGTCTGCCATGCTCACCTCCCATCAGCCTCACCTACATGAGTAAGATCGTCAGCTTTCAAATATTTCTCTCATCCCAACTTTACACACAatgaagaaaagttgttttgacTCATATAAAATAGGTCAAATTTAAAATTCCTCATCCACCATGGACTTATTGAATCATTTCTGAGCATCTTCATCCACAGTGAAACAGATCTTCCAGCTGAGGGTCCACATGTACCAGGCTCGCAGCCTGTTTGCTGCTGACAGCACCGGTCTGTCTGATCCCTTTGCAAGAGTCTTCTTCTCAACACAAACCCAGGTCACTGAGGTGAGAGCAGCAAAGAAGCTTTTGTTTAAGCCAGCCATCATCCCAATATATGATCTAATAAGAGAAAcatcttttatcattttaaatctCAATTTATCTTTATTCACATTTGGACACATCTAAATGTAAGCCCAAAAGACTCTAAACTAACAAGACactaaaaacccaagagctgaaccctgaaaactgtccccttagtcagctggtgaggaagctaatcagccagactcccatcagcactgatccaaaacacaaccaaatgaaactcatcatgaagcactccaaagatctgtacttagatcactggagaaaccaaacaaagacctaaagtagaatgaattgttatttgaccctaaaccgtgattataaatgatctgaatatctgtacagtgtcagagatacaaaacaaagacgtatcctgaccaaatacaggctgagtgaccaccacctggctatagagacagggagacacagacagacatggctgcccagagaggagcgtctatgtgctcactgctctacaggggacatagagacagagatgcacttcctcctccactgtagcaagttctctttactaagagattcccactacaggaaAATGACTACAAtagtaccaaacttcccaacattaaccccagaagagaaactgtcagttctcctgggggaagggtcagcagctcctctggctgctaaatatgtgtcagcctgtcacagcctgagggacgcaccatcccataacaTCTGATtataggtgaaggttttatgagcaaaccgcatcaagtgaggacattgagatatgctgtatgggtgacaccatcgttcattaatgcttATCAAATATGTAACATATATagtatgtaatgaatatataagtaatgtatataatatgtaatgaatacatatgtaatgtatgtgtatgaatcttatgtgctttggcagtaacatgtctttgttcatgccaataaagcaaattgaattgaaataaatTAATTGGAACTGATAATCTAAGATCCAAACACTATGCTTCTTTCCAGGTCCTGGCTGAGACTCTATGCCCCACCTGGGACCAGCTCTTGGTCTTTGAAAACGTGGAGTTGTTCGGAGAGGCCAGCGAGCTGAGGGATGACCCTCCTATAATCGTCATTGAACTCTATGACCAAGACACAGTGGTAAGGGTTGTTTTGAAATATAGATGTCTCTTTGTCACTTTGTATTAATGCGAGCAAACAGTGTACCTCCACACAGCTTCAGTTTCTAGATAGCAATCCTCAATCCTTCTCAGCCTTGTAATTTAAGAGTCTGCCTGTCTTAAACCTGAAATGTAAGACTTCACAGCCACTAATGAGACTAAAACCCATGTGAGATACACCCTCAATAATGGGTTCTCCCTTTTGAAGCTTAACTGTAGAGTTGATGTTGTGTTTAAATCTGATATGAATCATATTTGAAAGAATGCTTTTGCTGACTGTCTATTTCATATTTGTTCCTGGCAATAACACCTTTGTTTTGGATGACCCTTCGGATAAGTAGAGTGTGGATTCTGATGGCTTGATATCCTGTAGAAGCACTATAACGTGTGCAGAGTAGTTTGCATTAAAAGGCATGCAAGAGGAATAAGATGAATCCATAATGACAGATGGACCCTCTTTCATCGTCTTACACCTGTTGCATTCCTTTAAGTAAAGTCTTGTGCTCTTTGTATGTTCACGAACAAGAACTCTCCATAACCACTAACTGCAAGAGAGATTTTTAAACCTGTTTGTACACTACATACAGTGTATGTCTGTTTTGCAGTTCACTGGTTATTTTAGGGatgctgcttttgtttattttgctctCCTGGgctcttttatctttttactttttatgttATCTGCCCAGAAACATGTGCATCTAAAGCCATGTTTCTGGGCACTGATAGGACTAATGAATTATTGTACACTAAGGCCATTGTATTTCAAACACTGATGGATGGATATGGTAGGCTAAAAGGACCATTCTTTCAAATATTCAACCAGAATTGATTTATCCCAGCATGTGTCTCTAAGTTAATATACGGTTATACTTCCAGGGTAAAGCAGACTTCATGGGCAGAACATTTGCAAAGCCTGTTGTCAAGATGGCGGACGAGCACTATGGTCCACCACGCTTCCCTCCCCAGCTGGAGTACTATCAGATCTACCGCGGGAACTGCACTGCGGGAGAAATGCTGGCAGCCTTTGAGCTGCTTCAGGTTAGGCTGTTAGACACAGATGATGCTCTTTAAAGTCGGATCATGTCGtatgaaaatcaacattttctgaTAAGTTTTGTGATCTTTGTTAGATCGGACCCAATGGGAAAGCTGACCTGCCTCCCATAGACGGTCCCACAGATATGGACCGCGGCCCGATCCTCCCTGTTCCACTCGGGATCAGACCAGTGCTCAGCAAATACAGGATTGAGGTAGATTTAAACTTCTTTGACCAGTGTGATATTTGAATTAACAGCAAAATGCGTAAGGGAAGGAAAAGGTTGGTTGGTTTAATCTCTCAATCTCTCAGGTTTTATTCTGGGGCTTGAGGGACTTGAAGAGGGTGAATCTGGCCCAGGTGGATCGGCCTCGTGTGGACATTGAATGTGCCGGGAAGGGAGTGCAGTCTGCCCTCATCCCCAACTACAAGAAAAACCCCAACTTCAGCACGCTTGTCAAGTGGTTTGAAGTGGTAATTCATCAttcaaagcttttatttttgtcaaatattattaaagctcctgcaaggaactttggtttgtgttgattttggcgccccctgtggacagagcggTACCTTCTGTCTCTTTCCTGATCTCATCCTAAACAAAAGTACATAGTGTTTTGGGATGAAAGTGTCTCATCTTGATGTCTTTTAACATTCAATCATTTTACCCACAGTGAATGCCTCTGAAAACTTGAAGCATTTAAGCAGCAAGCTGTTTATAGCtccatctgacacctaccctgcagcagcatTTAAAGGCATCAAAATGAACTTCATTGAAATACGAAATATAATTGAAGTTGATCTCCTTTGCTTTTGTAGGCCATAAAGAGGCACcactattaatttcagtctgcttcatatCCAGTTAAAAActtcttacaggagctttaagctaaaGGGACATTCagtacatattttaaaaagtggtcTTATTGATTAGACTAACTTTAGATCTTGATTTTCAGGATTTGCCTGAGAATGAGCTGCTTCACCCTCCGCTCAACATCCGAGTGGTGGACTGCAGAGCTTTTGGCCGCTACACTCTTGTCGGCTCCAACGCCGTCACCAGCCTGCGGAAGTTCATCTACAGGCCAGCAGACAAGCAGGCCAACAACTTCACCACTACAGGTAGGAACTAAAAAACCTGCTGTCACATCTCATTCTGATGTATTCATGTATATTACTGTACCAGGCATAATCAGTTTGGAAGGATGAAATGTGCATTAAGGTGGACTAACAAATGTCTGCTCTCTGCTAATGCTTCAGAGGAAATCATCGTTGTCAACTTGGAACCTGAGGCTTCTTTTAAGAAGATGGAAACTGTAGTCAAACTAGACTCAGTAAGTTTATATAACCCTCATTCATAGAAGAAGACACGCTTTGAATAGCTAAAGCATAGTAGACAACTCATGAGATTGTGATTATGAAACAGCACAAACAAATTGTCAGATTGTTTACAATTATGCAATCTGCTTTTTCCACCCAGTGCTCTGATGCTGTGGTCAAAGTTGAGGTAAGGGAAGTACTCTATGCgtattaataaaaatagaacGATTTAATGATGTTTCTAGAAATCCTGAGGCATTACTAACTGCATCTTAAATGGATTCTTCGAAAAAAGGATGACGATAAGGACGGAAaggggaaaaagaggaagaggaagaagggtGATGAGATTGAAGAGGAGGAGCTTGATGAGAGCATGCTGGACTGGTGGTCCAAGTATTTTGCCTCCATTGAAACTTTGACAGAAGTGAGTAGCAGGGGACTAACATGACCATTTTATAGTCTTCTAGTCTGTGAGGGTTGATAGCGCACATGCATCCATAACGAGCACTTTCTCAAGATCTTGGTTTCACGTCAGGTGATCGTAGCTTGTTTTGCCAGAGTTGCAtatgcacaaaacaaacacagaaaaggtttaaagctgctgttggtagtcacagagtaaacatctgttcagagagagggacttcgaatgtcaacactatccctcccaaaccagatttcctcttagccccccaacacagatcagcatgtgcagtcatgatagtgccggactcataaccaattggaGGACGTAGtgggggccgccccttaaccaatcaggacagaggattggagattggctatgattggtccgtcataacgggaacgacgggaataataacattgctttatacaaaggCAAAACAcggagatttcgcaatagtctcaaattactccacttactgatgagtactgatgggcattatgaccttttctccaaacccagcaggaaaaaagtaacgttttttacaccattcctaccaacagcagctttaatttaccTCATTAGTGTGGACAGTGGCAGTATGACATGTCGTGGTCTGGCCTATCACAGTAACCAGCCAATTGTTGAGCTTACTAGATCACCAGAAAATGATCCGCCATcacaagaaaacaagctttgCTATCTCAAGATAATGAGATAAGTGAGTTTAGATCTGAGAAAACAAACCCATCAACACGGGAAGacagtgaataaaatgtatggatgcacGTCTGCTTCAGACTTCTGTAGTTTAAAGAATAAATAgttttacagtattatatacTTCACCAACTCCTTAAAACTAAATGAATGGAGCTGggtcttgttttgttgttgatttaTCTGAATGACAAATGCTTTCTTCCTCCAACAGTCTCTGAAGGCTCAAGAGGCTGCTCTGTCAGACACAGAGGACAAAGATGAAATGGACATCGCAGATGGTGGAGGTAAAACCAGATCATACGTGtcgttgtgtgtttgtatagtACAAAGCATGCTGTCTTTGTCCTACACCCCTGCTCCTAAACCATGTAGTCACCAAAGCTCGTACTTCTGATCATGGATGTTTTAATTATCATAAAACTGACAAAGAGACATTTGATGTTTCCCTTGTTGTCGCTGCATGTTCACCCTGTACCAGCTCACtaactcttgtttttttctacagTGCAGTAGTCAACCTCTTAGCCACCGTAGCGCAAGAATGCCTCCACGTAGATGCTGACATGAATCCAAATTTCCAAACGTGGGACAACCGCTTTTTCTCTCCCATACATGCATATAAGATGTATGCTTACCATGAAAGTTGTCAGTGAATCCAAATGCAAAGACAATATTGAATTAGTCTTACACAGTTTTAATTCTGTGCTGATCAAACTGAACAGAATTAACTTTTTATAATATGATGATACGCACAAATGATGGTGCACATTACCGTGCAGAGACATGACATGACTTGATTGGGGATGTTAACGACAAGAACCCGTCCAGTTGTGAGCTTGTCTTCTCTGATGAGTTTTGCAGAGATAACAGCTGCCAGGAGGATCGTATCAAATCCAAGTATCCCCACTGAGCTGTATACTTCACCTGTATACAATTCAATGGTATGCTTGATAGCAACAGTTGGTTTTGACAACTTTCATGAGGAATTCATGTCTCGAgtactctgctcctcctcccatACCCCCCCTCCCTTCTTCACGCCGTCCCCACCGCTAACCTGTACTCAGATATCAAACCTGATGAATCTCCTGTAAAAGGCACCAAGAGAGGAAAGGGAAAGAAGGACAAGAAGAGGCAGATGGATCCGTTTGAGAAGAAAAAGCCCAAGCTGGATGAGTTGAAGGTACACACTGCAGTAAATGTCTCTTGTGGAGCAGCATCGTAGGAAAAAAAGAGCTGTCTAAACCAAACCTAACTTTAAATCAATTTCATGCTCTCAAACAAGGTGTACCCCAAGGAGCTGGAGAGCGAATATGACAACTTTGAGGACTGGCTCCACAGCTTTAACCTGTTCAGAGGGAAAGGTGGTGATGATGACGACCAAAACGTGATGGATGAGGACAGAATTGTTGGAAAGTTCAAAGTAAGAACACAAAGTTtctaggaaaaaaaacacagaataggATTTGGTGTTATTTAAAGCGGGCTTGTCATTGATCACTGTTTTTCTAAACTTAGATAAAACTGCTGCAGAAATAATACTTGTGTTTTAGTTAACATGTCCCAATAATCTTTGTGATATGACGCTTCATCTGTCTAACCTTTAGGGCTCAATGTGCATGTATAAAGTGTCGGACGACATGCAGAGAGACATGAGCTTCGAATCCAACATGGGGATGTTTCAGAACATTCCTCACAACGATCCCATCAACATCCTCGTCCGCATCTATGTTATCAGGGTAGGCTGTGTGTTCTTTAATTGTTTACTCTGATAAGAATACTGATGCACATACCTCAGGTGATGCACAGATACTCCACATTGTTCTTAGattatccttctttcttttgcaGGCTACTGATCTTCATCCAGCTGACATTAATGGGAAAGCTGATCCGTACATCGCAATCAAACTGGGAAAGACAGAGATCAAAGACAAAGAGAACTACATCTCCAAACAGCTCAACCCTTTGTTTGGAAAGTGAGTAGAAAGATGGAGTTATCACGACTTACATGATCTTACAACTTCCTGTTCAAAACAGCATGATAACCTGAACACTGCTGTTTGTAATCCGATCAGATCCTTCGATGTGGAGGCAACATTCCCGATGGATTCTACTCTCACCGTGTCGATCTATGACTGGGACCTGGTGGGGACCGATGATCTGATCGGAGAAACCAAACTGGACCTGGAGAACCGTTTctacagcaaacacagagccaCATGTGGAGTCACCTGTAACTATGCCATGTAAGAACCAAAGATCagactctctgctgctctgtgtgatGGATAGATGGTGAATTATACATTATAGCAAAGCATCATGATGACTTAGGTGTCATTGGTCAGTCATGGAAGAGTTCATTTTATATACCTCAGTTTCTATAGTTGTTATTGTACCCACTTTTTGCCTAATTCTACCGTCCTTGATTCCATTAAAGAgtcatgtactgtatgtattaCATGTTTGTGATAGTTCTGATAGTTTATTCtcattttttctgttgttgctcTTCTCCATAGCCATGGTTACAATGTTTGGCGGGACCCAATGAAGCCCTCCCAGATCCTGGCTAAGCTGTGTAAGGACGGCAAACTGGATGGACCTCACTACGGCCCTGCAGGAAGAGTGAAGGTGGAGAACCGCGTCTTCATGGCACCGACTGAGATCGAGGATGAAAATGGTACAAGCTGATTTCATAGTCTTTGCATGACTCTGTTCCTGTGCTCCCTCTAAATTACGCTGGAGCAGTAACTACTTCACAAATTGTATACTATTGGGAtttaagtttgtgttgaaaCCACGATGTTCGTCAGGTTTGAAGAAGCAGACGGATGAACATCTGGCTCTGACCGTTCTGAGGCACTGGGAGGAAATCCCTCGCGTTGGCTGCAAGCTTGTCCCAGAACACGTGGAAACCAGACCACTGCTCCACCCGGATAAACCAGGAATTGAACAAGTAATTTATCCACTGGCTCTACTTCAGCCATCTACACCTTTCAAATAAACTTTCTCATATTGTAAAGCTTCATTTGAATTCTCCTTGTGTCCTTGTGTTCTCTTGTTTTCAGGGGAGGATTGAGATGTGGGTGGATATGTTCCCTAAAGACATGACTGCACCTGGCCCCGCCCTCGACATTTCACCAAGAAAACCTAAGAAGTAGGGTGTTTCCTGAGACCTGTCAACTTCAAGGTGACCTACAAACAGTTGATCATTCATTAATCTTTATTCTGTTTGTCTAGGTTTGAACTGAGAGTCATCGTCTGGAACACAGATGAGGTCGTTCTGGAGGATGATGATATCTTCACTGGCGAGAAATCCAGTGACATATTTGTGCGGGGGTAATTATTAACTATATATGATTTTCTGCTTTGATATTTCAGCACAACTAGACTCAGGCAAATTCACAAAACATGGAAACACCCAATGAGTTAATTGATGTTGAATcaatcctccttttttttctactgtCAGCTGGTTGAAGGGGCAGCAGGAGGACAAGCAGGACACAGACGTCCACTATCACTCCATCACCGGAGAGGGGAACTTCAACTGGCGCTTCGTCTACCCGTTCGATTACCTCATGGCTGAGGAGAAGATCGTCATCTCTAAAAAGGAGTCCATGTTTGCCTGGGATGAGACTGAATACAAGATCCCTGCTCGTCTGAATCTGCAGGTGTGGGACGCTGACCATTTCTCCGCTGATGACTTCCTCGGTACGGATGAATTTATGTAGTTTGGTATTTGTTTTCGTAGATCCATGCCAGTCAAGCTTTCTTGCATTTAACCAGGTTAAATAATGTCCCTTTACAGGTGCAATCGAGCTGGACCTGAACCGCTTCCCACGTGGTGCAAAGACGGCCAAGCAGTGCTCCATCGATATGGTGACGAATGAAGGAGAGATGCCCATGGTCTCCATCTTCAAACAGAAGAGGATCAAAGGCTGGTGGCCGTTCGTGGCCCGAAATGAAGAAGACGAGTTTGAACTCACGGTTGGTCAACGTgagaaataacacaaaatatttCTTGTGTCTGCAAAAAACTTGAGACTGAGAGTTTTTGCTGTTCTTTAGGGAAAAGTGGAAGCAGAGCTGCATCTTCTCACCGGAGAGGAGGCTGAGAAAAGCCCGGCTGGTGAAGGACGCAACGAACCAGAGCCACTGGAGAAACCCAAGTATGAAGGATGTTTTCTTGTCACCCAAACTGTCCACATTTCAATCCCTGAGCACTCTTTTGGTCTATCTTTCTCAGTTCCAATCTTCACCCAATAATCCAAACATTCATTTAGTTCAAAGTAATCCCTTAAAGTCCAGCTTGATGAAAAGTTTAAACCTAAAGTGTACGGAAATAAACAGGCCATATACAGTGTAACAACATAAACAATCTAATGTTTAAAACTCTGATAACCCAGGAATAAACAAGAAGATAAATTAGACATAAACAGAAAATGCGAATgctcacataaaacaaacataaacatttataaaatgaCATAAATGATCTAAAAGATCAACACTTTCCTGAAATGAGGAAAGACATTTTTACGAATTTACTTCGACCAAGTTCTGGACTTAGACCTATGATCTCCTCTTTACATGGTAAGTTGCTGCTTCTATATCTCTACCTAGAACCATCTTTAAGTTCTTTAAATGCTGTAAACTTTGTCTTGCTTTTTGCTTTATGGTAACATAATCGCAACTATATTTGCATTAATATTTAGCTTAAAGAG encodes the following:
- the LOC117805995 gene encoding otoferlin-like, which codes for MKRSKHRGHKEDKHGDEPAILETENLDRDGMFMGGPDPDTISLASVTAVTTNVSNKRSKPDIKMEPSSGRPVDYQVSVTVIEARQLIGLNMDPMVCVEIGEDKKYTSMKESTNCPYYNEYFVFDFHVPPDVMFDKILKVSVIHSKNLLRSGTLVGTFKLDVGTIYSQADHQFYHKWALLSDPEDITAGCKGYVKCDIAVVAKGDTIKTPHKANESDEDDIEGNLLLPEGVPAERQWARYYLKIYRAEGLPRMNTSIMANVKKAFIGENKDLVDPYVQVLFAGQKGKTSVQKSCYEPIWNEQIVFTEMFPPLCKRMKIQIRDSDKVNDVAIGTHFLDLRTISNDGDKGFLPTLGPAWVNMYGSTRTYTLMDEYQELNEGLGEGVSFRARLLIGLGVEILDTSSPDISCSTDVQLEGVPNISETATGKVEEFFLFGSFLEATMIDRKIGDKPINFEVTIGYYGNEIDGIAQPKTKGKKKDGDEEETELIHNSSEDEIDDDGDLTSVAISPPMKPVITDRNYFHLPYFERKPCIYIKSYWQDQRRRLYNANIIDKIADKLEDGLNDVQEIIKTEKTYPERRLRGVLEELSQGCNQFLELANKDQNQSGRTKLDRERLKLCMSEMESIGQQAKTMRTQVKKSTVRDKIKLAQNFLFKLRFLADEPQHSVPDVFIWMISNGKRIAYARVPSKDILFSSVEEETGKDCGKVKTIFLRIPGKKGFGPAGWTVQSKLEIYLWLGLTRHRKDYLSGLPNGFEENKLSKGPGLPCSPPISLTYMMKQIFQLRVHMYQARSLFAADSTGLSDPFARVFFSTQTQVTEVLAETLCPTWDQLLVFENVELFGEASELRDDPPIIVIELYDQDTVGKADFMGRTFAKPVVKMADEHYGPPRFPPQLEYYQIYRGNCTAGEMLAAFELLQIGPNGKADLPPIDGPTDMDRGPILPVPLGIRPVLSKYRIEVLFWGLRDLKRVNLAQVDRPRVDIECAGKGVQSALIPNYKKNPNFSTLVKWFEVDLPENELLHPPLNIRVVDCRAFGRYTLVGSNAVTSLRKFIYRPADKQANNFTTTEEIIVVNLEPEASFKKMETVVKLDSCSDAVVKVEDDDKDGKGKKRKRKKGDEIEEEELDESMLDWWSKYFASIETLTESLKAQEAALSDTEDKDEMDIADGGDIKPDESPVKGTKRGKGKKDKKRQMDPFEKKKPKLDELKVYPKELESEYDNFEDWLHSFNLFRGKGGDDDDQNVMDEDRIVGKFKGSMCMYKVSDDMQRDMSFESNMGMFQNIPHNDPINILVRIYVIRATDLHPADINGKADPYIAIKLGKTEIKDKENYISKQLNPLFGKSFDVEATFPMDSTLTVSIYDWDLVGTDDLIGETKLDLENRFYSKHRATCGVTCNYAIHGYNVWRDPMKPSQILAKLCKDGKLDGPHYGPAGRVKVENRVFMAPTEIEDENGLKKQTDEHLALTVLRHWEEIPRVGCKLVPEHVETRPLLHPDKPGIEQGRIEMWVDMFPKDMTAPGPALDISPRKPKKFELRVIVWNTDEVVLEDDDIFTGEKSSDIFVRGWLKGQQEDKQDTDVHYHSITGEGNFNWRFVYPFDYLMAEEKIVISKKESMFAWDETEYKIPARLNLQVWDADHFSADDFLGAIELDLNRFPRGAKTAKQCSIDMVTNEGEMPMVSIFKQKRIKGWWPFVARNEEDEFELTGKVEAELHLLTGEEAEKSPAGEGRNEPEPLEKPNRPDTSLLWFLTPFKAIKHLVCNQYKWLAIKIVIALLLLALLAIFLYSMPGYMVKKMLGA